TTTCCTGGATAAAATTCAAGTGCCAACTTTTGGTACAATGCCTAGGCCTTTTTAAAATACTTATTACTTACTATATTTTACAGGTTTCTGTTGGATACTTCGTTTCGGATCTTGCAATGATTTTATGGCTATATCCCTCTTTAGGTGGAATAGAATATGTAAGTGTATACTCTATGTGGATAGCACTCTGGCATTCATTTTTACTATTTGTTTGTTGTGTTACTGCTGTAAAGAATGATGGCACCCATTCTGTCACCACAGTCGAagtttccataaaaactcagctgTTTTCCTCACACCTTTCAGACTCATTAATTGAATAGAGTTGAGTATTTATACAACCGTAATGGTTTAAAGCAAAGCAGGCAACAAATTATCAAGTGTCTCATGCCTGAACTGCTTATGTTCATGTAGTCTATCGATGCTAAGGGATGACTAATAAGATACTAGCATCTGATTGCAGGTTATCCATCACAGTCTTTCAGGAATTGCAGTGGCATATTCAATGTTTACTGGCGAAGCACAGCTTTATACATACATGGTTCTTATATCTGAGGTGACAACTCCGGAGATTAACATAAGATGGTAGGTTCTAACTAGTGagattttatttattgaaattctGATATAAATTAAACCATCTCCTGTTTCGGTGATGAAGGTATCTTGATACAGCTGGTATGAAGAGGTCCACTGCATATCTCATTAATGGAATTGTCATCTTTTTGGCTTGGCTGGTGAGCTAAACTGTTCTATATTCATCGTAAAACCGACATGAGTAGTTATATCACAGAAAAAAATaggaaaaagaagggaaaagttGAACAAGTAATTAGATCCGGGTGGCAGTCAAAACAAGCTTTTGTTTGTATTGGGTAGCCAAAATTCCTTTATTTAAAGTTCCTTTGCCCTTGTCTTTGAGCATGTCAGATGAACTGAGGTAAATTATGAATTGCAGGTTGCAAGAGTTCTGCTTTTCGGCTACATGTTCTACCATGTGTACTTGCATTATACACAGGTAATTTCACCTCCATGATCTTTGTATTTTAAGGCATGGTCAATCTCTGTTTAATCCCAATATTCACCTTCCTCCGAACACATTGTCTAAAGTTTGTACGCCCACCAATAACCATCTCTTCACAATTTCCATGCCCAAACTGTAAACCATTTGAACAATCCTGGTATCATTGATTCGTTTTGCTATAATTATCTGCTAAAATTCTGTTCTAACTGACTTGATTAATTCAATAGGTGATCAAGATGCATATCTTTGGCTATATCTTGGTTTTCGGTGTGCCGGCAGTATTAGCCACCATGAACTTGATGTGGTTTGGGAAGATTATTAAAGGTGTGCTGAAGACTTTAGCAAAGAGGCAGTGATGAAATATCGCCAGTGAATGCCTAATAAATCTTCAGGTATCGTTCTGCCCGAGACTTGTACATTTTTCTACTACTGCTGCCATGTAAAAAATCATAGAGAAAAAAAGTCAAAATCCAAGtactaaagaaaaagaaaatcgaGTCTGATCCGGTTTTTCCAGTTGATGGAGATAGAATCGTCGTTGTAAATCGTTCCGATCTAATATATATTTTTGGTAATCATTTCTCTTGTACTGATATGTATACCTAcaccatatctttcatttacttcTTTCATGAGCACATTTTACTCTCAAAATTTGAATCAAAGATTGTTATATTTGAACATTTCTTGATTATTTGAACATGGAATTCTTTGCCTACTTACATTACATTACATTACATTACATTACCTAATTAGCATATTGAAGATTTTCTTATTGGCACAACCATATGGTTCTGAATTGGCAAACTTGATATGTTATTCTGATTCttcattttctttaaaacaactgTGTTCAATAACTTCAAACATGAACACGAGAGTATAAttttacaataaaataaaaacactttttttgaaaaattaagcaTGCTCATATCGAACATGTATCCATATTTGACACTTTAAATCTGGATAATATAAACTTTATCAGCAATAATCTCCATGGAACAGCAGTAATCCATATCGACATAATCTGACAGGATCAGCACAGCAACCTAAAGACAATAAAAAGAAGTATGGTTTTAAAGCTCTTTTTAATTCATTACTTTGTTGTAAGAATCCCATTAACGTTGAATCAAAGGAAATCTAAAACAAATGTAAGCAGTAAAGAGACTGGCAATGTTattaaaaaatttcaagctttttgCATTTTCTATCCTGCAGATGCATTGCTTTTAAGTTCTAGCATCTGAAAACAAGCTAAACTTATCTGGAAAGTAGATTTTAGGAGTTGTAAACCTAAATATACCTAATAATGTTCTTGAAAGTGGTCTTATACTGTCATATAATGTTTGGACTTGGTAAATCCAATTTTTAGAATTTGGCCTCTTTGCTTTATAATGTGTGGTAATTTGAAGGACCTTAAATAAGCCATGGAAGGGGGGATGGGGCGTTTGAATTTTAAGCCCCTGAGACTATCCCTACTACTAACAACGCCCACTTTATTAGATCTGATCATGGGTTGGATTACTTGTCCAAACCTGAAAATTCAATTAAAAAGTGAGGGTTTAGACAAAAATATAGGTTcaaaaaatagatttggataaAAAATAAGACTTATTTTCTAAATGGGTTGGACCTCAGGTAACTATTTTTTTTGCCCCGGCTCAAATCTGCCTAGAAAATttttttgctactattttgttactGTTTTGTTGTCATCTtactattatgttactactatttttaatgttattgtgTTGACACATTTGACATTACACATATGATTATATGTTTTGACACATCAGATtttgaaaatagtaaaatttgatttaatggaGTTAACCGTCACCATTTGgtgagaattaaaattttaaattttgaaaaataaaaagacgAAAAATACCAAATTAAAGTATTGAGACTAAATCTACAACTTCATAAAATGCAAggactaataacaaaatt
The Gossypium arboreum isolate Shixiya-1 chromosome 10, ASM2569848v2, whole genome shotgun sequence genome window above contains:
- the LOC108487164 gene encoding uncharacterized protein LOC108487164, translating into MREMPKQTVMAIKSYQNQAQLLVKNYLFADPFIPYTSILGGILACKVAYDLTQLISNFYSKTYPGLTKIQRVEWNNRGISTVHAIFISALSLYLVFWSNLFSDELAGLLVFRSSPLSTFGLGVSVGYFVSDLAMILWLYPSLGGIEYVIHHSLSGIAVAYSMFTGEAQLYTYMVLISEVTTPEINIRWYLDTAGMKRSTAYLINGIVIFLAWLVARVLLFGYMFYHVYLHYTQVIKMHIFGYILVFGVPAVLATMNLMWFGKIIKGVLKTLAKRQ